The sequence AGATAGGGCTTAATAACCTAACCTTGGGTCATCATGCAAGCATGGATTATGGTAAAGATTTGGATTTAACCCTTCAGGGGCATTTTATTAACAATCAAGGCGTGATGGATCTTTTTGTTCAAAACTGGCGTGCAGCAACCTTGAATGCAAGCCATCAAGCAAGCATGCTGTTTAATAACATGACAGACAACACAACCGGATTTTACAAACCGCTCATTAAGATCAATAACGCTCAAAACCTCACTAAAAGCACAGAGCATGTTTTTGGTGGGAGCGCGAAACATTGATGATCATTGAGCGGGAGTGCAAGGCGTTAGTTATGATGCTGTTTTTGCAAGCAATGCTAATCTGCAAGAGCAATTCAAAGAGCGCCTAGCCCTTTATAACAACAATACCCGTATGGGTATTTGTGTGGCGCAAAAAGGCAACACCAACGGTATTAAAGCATGCGGAATGGCTATCGGTAATCATGACATGAACAGTAACCCTAACCATTACAAGTATCTTGAAGGTAAGGCATGGAAAAATACAGGCATTAGTCAAACAGCCAACAACGCTAAAACCTCTGTTCGTTTGGGTAACAATTCTATGCCTAGTGGGCATGACAACAATGCTGCAAATTGACCCACAAACAACAGACAGGCGCGTTTCCTACGCTCTCATAAAAAACGCTCCTTTGGTCAAACGCAAGCGCCTCTTCTAAAGCGCCACTCCTAATTTAGTCCACATCCATGAGCCTCATTTTGGCACCCTTGAGAGCGCGTTTGAATTGGCTAACCGCTCCAAAGATATTGACGCGCTTTATGCCCATTCAGGCACGCAAGGCAGGAATCTCTTGCAAACCTTATTGGTTGATCATCATGATATTAGGCTATGCCAGAGAAATGATTGATAACACAAGTGCCAGCGAAACCACCAAGCAATTGGATGCGGCAACTGACACTTGAAACAGCATAGCCCGTTTGGATCGCAAAACAAGTGGTTTGCAAACTTTGAGTTTGAGCAATGCGATGGTTTTGAATTCTCGTTTAGCCAATCTCTCCAGGAAGCGCACCAACAATATTGGCTCATTCGCTAAACGCTTGCAAGCTTTAAAAGACCAAAAATTTAGCCCCACAGAAAGCGCGGCAGAAGTGTTGTATAAGTTCGCTCCTAACCATGAAAAACTTAAAAATCTTTGGGCTAATGCTATCAAGGGAGCGAGTTTGAATAGTGGTGGCAACACTTCATTATAGGGCACAAGCGCAGGGGTGGATACTTGCATTAACGGGGAAGTGGAAGCTCTTGTTGACGGGTTTGGAAGCGATGGTTATAGCGCCTTCAGTAACCGCGCTAGCCCTCTTAACTCTGATGGCAATAACGCTCATTTTGGCGTGTATAACCGTATCTTGGCTGACCAACAAAAATTTGACTTTCAAGCTGGGCTGTGGAAAGCGATCAATCAAGCTTGAATTGCAAAGGCGCTTTGTGGCGCTATGGCTAACGCCAGCTATGGTTATGGCTTTGGGTTTTTCAAAAACGCCTTAGCGCTAAAACCAAGCGTGGGAGTGATTCATAATCATTTAGGTTCAACCAACTTTGAAAGCAATAGCGCCCAAAAGCGGCTTTAAGCGATGGTGCAAGCGGTCAGCATTTATCCAACGCTGACGGCAACCTACAAGCCCGCTATTATTGCCGAGACACTTCATGCTTCTGTTTGCATGCTGGAGTTTTACAAGAGTTTGCCAACTTTGAATCCAACCACGCTGTGTCTTTGAACGCCTTCAAAGCAAATGCCGCTCGCAACCCTTTAAACACGCATGCCAGAGTGATGATGGGTGGGGAATTGGATTTGGCTAAAGAAGTGTTTTTGAATTGGGGCTTCATTGATTTGGACAACTTGATTTCCAATGCGAGCCGTTTCGCTTCCAGTTGAGGAATGGGATATAGTTTCTGATCGCTTCTCTAACCCATGCTTGGCATGGGTTTATGGGGGATATTAAAACGAAATCAATAAAGTCTTAATCTCTTTAGCAATTTGAAAGATATTTTTTCTCTTTATCTTGCAAAGTTGGATTGATTGAGCCAAACCCTTAACGCGCTTGATCGCTCAACACAAAACTCTATTCTTATCAAACATTAACGCGCTCAATTTTATAGTTAGAATTGCTTAAAATTGGATGCAAGTTATTTGCTACCAACTATCCTTTTATCAAGGTTATTGGATTGATAAAGGGAGTTGTTTGGGTAAGGGGGTAAAGCTCCTTGATGAGAGATTGGGTTGGTTTGAGCTTTAAGAGACAATACCAAATACTTCGTGTGGATGTTTGCTTGCCTGAAATGTGCATTTTCAAGCATTTCAATATGGAAAGGCTTTAGCCTCCATACCAATTTCTAGGTAAAACTAGTGTAGGATTTTCAACCACATTATCCGTGTCTAATGGGTGCGGAAAATCAGTGCAATAGCCCAAAATATTGTTTACCCTATCCTTTCTAATAAAAGTGCATTCTAGCACTTCAACAATATTCAAATCTTTATAGGTAAAAGCACTAGTGCAATTATTGGGGTGCAAATGCACGCAATAATGCGTTTTTAAAATTTTATTTAAAGCGCTTTGAACCATTTCAAAATAGCTTTTATCCCATAAATATTTTAACCAATGGATTTCTAAAGCAATAATTCTAAAACGATTTAATAATCCATCGCTCGCATTGATAAGGGAAAGATACTCGCCCCCCTCAATATCCATTTGCAACACCAAATCCCCTTCGCCCACTTGAGAATTATCCACCCAAGTGTCTAGAGTAATAAAATCTTCATCATTAGAACAACCGATGAATTTTTTAATAAAGGAGTAGTTTTCTTTAGGGATATTTAATATCGGTTCATTTACCGATTTGTCTGCCATATATATATATATATATCATTAGAGTTTGCAAGCCTGCATTGACGATAAAAATCTTCTTCAAACGCACTTGTGTGACCCACACCTGGAGAAAAGAGCGCTTTAATCCCCTTAAAATCCTTAGGCACCAAATAACCTCCATCATGTTTTGCCCCTAAACGCACTAACTCATGCTCTGTCTTAATGGGATGCAAGCTTTTAATAAAACTTTCTATCTTTTCTTTAGGGGTTTCAATAAACAATTCATTGATGGTCATGACCCTTTCTGCTCGCCAAAGGATAGAATTGACTTGATTGGCTATCAAATTAACTTGATCTTTAATCGCTCCCAAGTTTTCAACATGACGATATGCGTTTAAAACCCTAGTGGGTAACAAACCTTTAAGAACTTTTTTAATCATTTGCTTCATTAAATCTCCTTGCAATTAAGTTTAAAAATTTTCTTCTAAATACTTCGTGTGGATTTTTGCTTGCCTGAAATGTGCATTTTCAAGCATTTCAATATGGAAAGGAATGGTCGTTTTAATGCCCTCTACTTTAAATTCTTTCAAAGCTCTTTTCATTTTAGCGATCGCCCTTTCTCTGTTTTCACCCCACACAATGAGCTTGCCTATCATGGAATCATAGTGCGTAGGCACGACATAATTGGCATGCGCGTGCGAATCAAGGCGCACATTCACCCCACCAGGAGCGATCCATTCAGTGATTTTACCCGGACTTGGGTAGAATTTTTTAGGATCTTCTGCAGTGATGCGGCATTCTATCGCATGCCCTTTAAGAGAAAAGCTTTCTTGCTTGGGTAATTCTTCACCTTGAGCGATTCTTATCATCCATTCAATGAGGTTTAACCCACTCACCATTTCGCTAATAGTGTGTTCCACTTGCAAACGAGTGTTCATCTCCATGAAATAAAAATCTTTCATGTTAGAATCAAGCAAAAATTCAAAAGTCCCAGCCCCCACATAGCCGATGTGTTTAGTAGCCTTAATCGCTGTCTCTAACAAACGCTTACGAACACTTTCTTCTAAAACCACCGCTGGGGTTTCTTCAATGAGCTTTTGCTGGCGTCTTTGCACGGAGCAATCCCTTTCACCCACATGAATGACATTGCCATGCTTATCGGCTAAAATTTGGACTTCAATGTGTTTGGGCTTGTTGATGAATTTTTCTAAATACACGCTCCCATCACCAAACGCGCTCAAAGCTTCCGTTTCTGCAGCTAAATAGAGGTTTTTTAACTTGGATTTATCTTCTACGACACGCATGCCTCTCCCACCCCCACCAGCAGCCGCTTTAATGATGACAGGATAGCCGATTTTATCAGCAATTTCTTCTGCTTCTTGATAGCTTTTAAGCAACCCATCACTGCCCTCAATCACAGGCATGCCGGCTTCTTTCATCACGCTTTTGGCTTTAGATTTATCGCTCATTAAAGCCATCACTTTTGCGCTTGGGCCAATAAATTCCAAAGAATGGTGCGAGCAAATCTCTACAAAATTCTGGTTTTCACTCAAAAACCCATACCCAGGGAAAATCGCATCCGCTTCAAACAACTCCGCCGTGCTAATAATGGCTGGGATATTCAAATAACTTTCGCTGGATTTTGCCCCCCCTATACACACTTTAGCGTTAGCTGTATTGAGATAGTGGGCGTCCTTATCAGCAATTGAATAAATCGCTATGGATTCTTTCCCCATTTCTTGAATGGTTTGGATCGCCCTTAAAGCGATCTCGCCCCTATTAGCGATCAAAATGCGCGAAAGCTCTTTTTTTTCCACCTTTTTATTTTCTTTAGCCATGGATTTTAAAGCTTTTCCACTTTGATGAGTTTCGTGCCGTATTCTACCGGTTGAGCGTCTCCCACTTCAATAGAAACGACCTTGCAAGGGTATTCCACTTCAATTTCATTCATGATTTTCATCGCTTCTACAATGCCCACAACCTGCCCTTTTTTGAGCGTATCGCCTACTTTGACATAAGGCTCAGCCCCAGGGGAGGGTGCATGATAAAAAGTGCCTACCATGGGCGAAAGCACAAAATCTTCTTTTTTATCAATAATGGGGGTGCATACCATAGGCACAGGGGCTTGAGCACTAGGCATACTCGCTTCTACCATAATGGGGGCTGGAGAATGAGTAGGACTCAACGCGTTTTTATGTTTCGCGTAAGCGGATTCTCTATCCAAAACCAACTCAAAATGCTCGTGCTTTAATTTCAAATGCCCCAAATCAGAAGCCTTAAATTCTTTGATCAGCTCTTCAATTTCAGAAAGGTTCATAACAATCTATTCCTTATTTTAAAATACGCCACAAACACATAATCTTATAGCTATAAGCGTTTTTAGCAAAAAATTATTGTTATAATAACATAATTATTAACAAACTTTAAAGGCTTTATGCATATGGGATTGAAAGCGGATTCTTGGATTAAAAAAATGAGTTTGGAGCATGGTATGATTAGTCCCTTTTGCGAAAAACAAGTCGGTAAGAATGTGATTAGCTATGGTTTGAGCAGTTATGGGTATGATATTAGAGTGGGGAGTGAGTTCATGCTCTTTGATAATAAAA comes from Helicobacter acinonychis and encodes:
- a CDS encoding acetyl-CoA carboxylase biotin carboxylase subunit, with translation MAKENKKVEKKELSRILIANRGEIALRAIQTIQEMGKESIAIYSIADKDAHYLNTANAKVCIGGAKSSESYLNIPAIISTAELFEADAIFPGYGFLSENQNFVEICSHHSLEFIGPSAKVMALMSDKSKAKSVMKEAGMPVIEGSDGLLKSYQEAEEIADKIGYPVIIKAAAGGGGRGMRVVEDKSKLKNLYLAAETEALSAFGDGSVYLEKFINKPKHIEVQILADKHGNVIHVGERDCSVQRRQQKLIEETPAVVLEESVRKRLLETAIKATKHIGYVGAGTFEFLLDSNMKDFYFMEMNTRLQVEHTISEMVSGLNLIEWMIRIAQGEELPKQESFSLKGHAIECRITAEDPKKFYPSPGKITEWIAPGGVNVRLDSHAHANYVVPTHYDSMIGKLIVWGENRERAIAKMKRALKEFKVEGIKTTIPFHIEMLENAHFRQAKIHTKYLEENF
- the accB gene encoding acetyl-CoA carboxylase biotin carboxyl carrier protein, producing MNLSEIEELIKEFKASDLGHLKLKHEHFELVLDRESAYAKHKNALSPTHSPAPIMVEASMPSAQAPVPMVCTPIIDKKEDFVLSPMVGTFYHAPSPGAEPYVKVGDTLKKGQVVGIVEAMKIMNEIEVEYPCKVVSIEVGDAQPVEYGTKLIKVEKL
- a CDS encoding FkbM family methyltransferase, coding for MADKSVNEPILNIPKENYSFIKKFIGCSNDEDFITLDTWVDNSQVGEGDLVLQMDIEGGEYLSLINASDGLLNRFRIIALEIHWLKYLWDKSYFEMVQSALNKILKTHYCVHLHPNNCTSAFTYKDLNIVEVLECTFIRKDRVNNILGYCTDFPHPLDTDNVVENPTLVLPRNWYGG